The Amycolatopsis sp. DG1A-15b genome window below encodes:
- a CDS encoding FAD-dependent monooxygenase, with amino-acid sequence MSYDTDVIVVGSGPAGGSAALLLATYGVPTVLATKYGWTANTPRAHITNQRTMEVLRDLGVEDKALAAGTPPELMGDTVLCTSLTGPEIGRIASWGTGDRSASEYAAASPCHMIDLPQTYLEPILVSEAAARGAKLRLDTEFLDFTQDATGVTARFRDRVRGDEFTLRAKYLIGADGARSRVAEQAGLPIAGQTGKAGSMNITFTADLARYVAHRPSVLYWVMRPGAHLGGIGMGLVRMVRPWNEWLLTWGYDIAQPPPEVDAEEATRLVRDLVGDPSLDVEITSTSLWTVNHNYATEYRAGRVFCAGDAVHRHPPSNGLGSNTSVQDSYNLAWKLAMVLRGEAGEGLLDSYTAERAPVGKQIVDRANLSRDQFGPIFAALGISGDTDADGITAGLETCLAPTAEGARKRRELEQAIELKHYEFNAHGVELDQRYVSGAVLPDGVPPVPGPDPELFHRPSTEPGAKLPHAWLVGPHGRRLSTLDLVGGGRWTVLTGLTGTPWLDAAAKVGADLGLDLRTVRIGDPGVRDAYGDWSRLSGIDEDGCLLIRPDGYVAHRHATQSPTPAKALLNALRSLLDRA; translated from the coding sequence ATGAGCTATGACACCGACGTCATCGTGGTCGGCAGCGGCCCGGCCGGCGGCTCGGCGGCGCTGCTGCTCGCCACCTACGGCGTGCCCACGGTGCTGGCCACCAAGTACGGCTGGACGGCCAACACGCCCCGCGCCCACATCACGAACCAGCGCACCATGGAGGTGCTGCGCGACCTCGGCGTCGAGGACAAGGCTCTCGCGGCGGGCACGCCGCCGGAGCTGATGGGCGACACCGTGCTCTGCACGTCGCTGACCGGGCCGGAGATCGGCCGGATCGCCAGCTGGGGCACCGGTGACCGGTCGGCGTCCGAATACGCCGCCGCCAGCCCGTGCCACATGATCGACCTGCCGCAGACCTACCTGGAGCCGATCCTGGTGAGCGAAGCCGCCGCGCGGGGCGCGAAACTGCGGCTGGACACCGAATTCCTCGACTTCACCCAAGACGCCACCGGCGTCACGGCCCGCTTCCGCGATCGGGTGCGCGGCGACGAGTTCACGTTGCGCGCCAAGTACCTCATCGGCGCGGACGGGGCCCGCAGCCGGGTCGCCGAGCAGGCCGGGCTGCCGATCGCCGGGCAGACCGGCAAGGCCGGCAGCATGAACATCACGTTCACCGCCGACCTCGCGCGGTACGTCGCGCACCGGCCGAGCGTCCTGTACTGGGTGATGCGGCCGGGCGCACACCTGGGCGGGATCGGGATGGGCCTGGTCCGGATGGTGCGGCCGTGGAACGAATGGCTGCTGACCTGGGGCTACGACATCGCCCAGCCGCCACCCGAGGTCGACGCCGAGGAAGCGACGCGGCTGGTGCGCGACCTGGTCGGCGACCCTTCCCTGGACGTCGAGATCACCTCGACGTCACTGTGGACGGTCAACCACAACTACGCGACCGAATACCGCGCCGGCCGGGTGTTCTGCGCCGGGGACGCCGTGCACCGGCACCCGCCGTCCAACGGGCTGGGCTCGAACACGTCCGTCCAGGACTCCTACAACCTGGCGTGGAAGCTCGCGATGGTGCTGCGTGGCGAGGCGGGCGAGGGGCTGCTGGACAGCTACACCGCCGAACGGGCGCCGGTGGGCAAGCAGATCGTCGACCGGGCGAACCTCAGCCGCGACCAGTTCGGGCCGATCTTCGCCGCACTCGGCATCTCCGGCGACACCGACGCCGACGGCATCACGGCCGGGCTCGAGACCTGCCTCGCGCCGACGGCCGAGGGGGCGCGGAAACGGCGTGAACTGGAGCAGGCGATCGAGCTCAAGCACTACGAGTTCAACGCGCACGGCGTCGAGCTGGATCAGCGGTACGTGTCCGGGGCCGTGCTGCCCGACGGCGTCCCGCCGGTTCCGGGCCCCGATCCCGAGCTGTTCCACCGGCCGAGCACCGAGCCGGGGGCGAAGCTGCCGCACGCGTGGCTGGTCGGGCCGCACGGGCGTCGGCTGTCCACTTTGGACCTCGTCGGCGGCGGCCGCTGGACGGTCCTGACCGGGCTCACCGGCACGCCGTGGCTCGACGCGGCGGCCAAGGTCGGCGCCGACCTGGGCCTGGACCTGCGGACGGTCCGCATCGGCGACCCGGGCGTCCGCGACGCCTACGGCGACTGGTCGCGCCTGAGCGGCATCGACGAGGACGGCTGCCTCCTGATCCGTCCCGACGGCTACGTCGCCCACCGCCACGCCACGCAGTCCCCCACCCCCGCCAAAGCCCTCTTGAACGCGTTGCGGAGTCTCCTCGACCGCGCGTGA
- a CDS encoding peptidylprolyl isomerase, giving the protein MSEPDGRPEHGRPPYHYPQWQPPVPPKQTSPAAVVLISGSVGVVILMVLAFLAWGYPGFLREPDGRGDVTPGHWPAASATVVTPTPTGPSTPVALPGARAPMPKRTKPLADPVTCAFTPDAGSPAPKNVALPPDGPAPSTGTIGVRLATTAGDLGLTLDRALAPCTVVNFLSLAKQRFYDGTSCHRLSVTTGLQMLQCGDPVGDGTGGPGYTIRDELFPELTYGRGVVAMAKTTAPDSGGSQFFLVFGETNIPPEYTVFGSIDDPGLEVLDRVARGGIDTSKPGIGDGSGPPKTPVTFTRVS; this is encoded by the coding sequence ATGAGTGAGCCGGACGGCAGACCGGAGCACGGTCGACCGCCGTACCACTACCCGCAGTGGCAGCCACCGGTGCCGCCGAAGCAGACGTCCCCGGCCGCCGTGGTGCTGATCAGCGGGTCGGTCGGGGTCGTCATCCTGATGGTGCTGGCCTTCCTGGCCTGGGGGTATCCCGGGTTCCTGCGCGAGCCGGACGGGCGGGGGGACGTCACGCCGGGACACTGGCCCGCCGCTTCGGCGACGGTCGTGACCCCGACGCCCACCGGGCCGAGCACCCCGGTGGCGCTGCCGGGCGCCCGGGCCCCGATGCCGAAGCGGACGAAGCCGCTGGCCGACCCGGTGACGTGCGCGTTCACCCCCGACGCCGGCTCACCGGCGCCGAAGAACGTCGCGCTGCCGCCCGACGGGCCGGCGCCGTCGACCGGGACGATCGGCGTGCGGCTGGCGACGACCGCGGGCGACCTCGGCCTCACCCTGGACCGCGCGCTGGCGCCGTGCACCGTGGTGAACTTCCTGAGCCTGGCGAAGCAGCGCTTCTACGACGGCACGTCGTGCCACCGGCTGTCGGTGACGACGGGACTGCAGATGCTCCAGTGCGGCGACCCGGTCGGCGACGGCACCGGCGGCCCGGGCTACACGATCCGCGACGAGCTGTTCCCCGAGCTGACCTACGGCCGCGGCGTCGTCGCGATGGCGAAGACGACCGCCCCGGACTCCGGCGGTTCCCAGTTCTTCCTGGTCTTCGGCGAGACGAACATCCCGCCCGAGTACACGGTGTTCGGCAGCATCGACGACCCCGGCCTCGAGGTCCTGGATCGGGTCGCCCGCGGCGGCATCGACACGTCGAAGCCGGGCATCGGCGACGGCAGCGGTCCGCCGAAGACTCCGGTGACCTTCACCCGCGTTTCTTGA